One Defluviimonas sp. SAOS-178_SWC DNA window includes the following coding sequences:
- a CDS encoding cytochrome c, with protein MSVYSVAAASAAALLALGLPVRAQDEALVKRGEYLVNGPAACSNCHATRNPDFTIPAGMEFAGGFHIVDPAFDVYTANITPDTETGIGDWTDDQIIKAIREGVDPEGKVIFPPMPVPTYNNMSDDDVKAIVAYLRTLPAVNHEVGESTWNIPLQAMPPAKGAPAPSADDPVAYGGYLVEAVAHCFECHTPMGPTGPDLARLGAGGMLITLAPGVTATTPNITPDPETGIGGWSDDEIRNAIISGVRPDGGHVSPPMPVQWFANMTQGDLDAVVAFLKTIPAVSNKVERTDFQKANFP; from the coding sequence ATGTCTGTGTATTCCGTGGCCGCGGCATCCGCTGCGGCGCTACTCGCGCTTGGCCTGCCGGTCCGGGCCCAGGACGAGGCTTTGGTCAAGAGGGGCGAGTACCTCGTCAACGGGCCGGCGGCCTGTTCGAACTGTCATGCGACGCGCAATCCCGATTTCACGATCCCTGCGGGCATGGAATTCGCGGGCGGGTTCCACATCGTCGACCCGGCCTTCGACGTCTATACCGCCAACATCACGCCCGACACCGAAACCGGCATCGGCGACTGGACGGACGACCAGATCATCAAGGCCATCCGCGAAGGCGTCGATCCCGAGGGCAAGGTGATCTTTCCGCCGATGCCGGTTCCGACCTACAACAACATGTCCGACGACGATGTGAAGGCGATCGTCGCCTATCTGCGGACGCTCCCGGCCGTGAACCACGAGGTCGGCGAATCGACCTGGAACATCCCGCTGCAGGCGATGCCGCCCGCCAAGGGGGCGCCGGCGCCGTCCGCCGACGATCCGGTCGCCTATGGCGGCTATCTCGTGGAGGCCGTCGCCCATTGCTTCGAATGCCACACGCCGATGGGGCCGACCGGACCCGACCTGGCCAGGCTGGGGGCGGGCGGCATGCTCATCACTCTCGCGCCCGGCGTGACCGCGACGACGCCCAACATCACGCCCGACCCCGAGACCGGGATCGGCGGATGGTCGGATGACGAGATCCGCAACGCCATCATTAGCGGTGTCAGGCCCGATGGCGGCCATGTCTCGCCGCCGATGCCGGTCCAGTGGTTCGCCAACATGACGCAAGGGGACCTCGACGCGGTGGTGGCGTTCCTGAAAACGATCCCGGCCGTGTCGAACAAGGTCGAGCGGACCGATTTCCAGAAAGCCAACTTCCCGTGA
- a CDS encoding RHS repeat-associated core domain-containing protein, producing the protein MIVRWRNASAERPERRRRAGTARAVTDENGEVTERTAYRPFGEETPLTPVTAVGLPETKGFIGERFDDTSGLQYLNARYYDPKLAMFIQPDWWEVTKPGVGTNRYSYSFGDPVNGRDPGGHAKSTMVGRLLDRLFGGGSNLTRNAASEAASKAVIEKGMRVLRDNAVKEAWRQEAELVKRTGRGTRKWTKKEIEELLSKGQVSGYQGHHINNVAHNPELAGMADNIRFCNVCEHRGAHPGGYNLETSGEMINRGEVYEAATGEKMPGAAASDLTFDDVMRDAATAAENASDSSLGASVIEFLEPPQMMFIDMFLGDAIYRQMYCPDRKMCS; encoded by the coding sequence GTGATCGTCCGGTGGAGGAACGCCAGCGCCGAACGCCCGGAGCGAAGGCGACGGGCCGGGACGGCCCGCGCCGTCACCGACGAGAACGGCGAGGTCACCGAACGCACCGCCTACCGCCCCTTCGGCGAGGAGACCCCCCTGACCCCCGTCACCGCGGTCGGCCTGCCCGAGACCAAGGGCTTCATCGGCGAACGCTTCGACGACACATCGGGGCTCCAGTACCTCAACGCACGCTACTACGACCCCAAACTCGCCATGTTCATACAGCCAGACTGGTGGGAGGTCACAAAGCCGGGGGTCGGGACGAACAGGTACAGCTACAGCTTCGGGGATCCGGTGAATGGACGGGATCCGGGGGGGCACGCCAAGAGTACAATGGTAGGTAGGCTTCTAGACAGACTGTTCGGAGGCGGATCTAATCTAACGAGAAATGCCGCATCCGAGGCAGCATCTAAGGCCGTCATAGAAAAAGGTATGAGGGTTCTTCGAGACAATGCGGTTAAGGAAGCGTGGCGCCAAGAAGCTGAACTTGTCAAGCGGACTGGCCGTGGTACGAGGAAATGGACAAAGAAGGAGATTGAGGAGCTTCTCTCGAAAGGGCAAGTTTCCGGGTATCAAGGGCATCATATCAACAACGTCGCACACAACCCAGAGCTAGCTGGAATGGCGGACAATATCCGATTCTGCAATGTTTGTGAACATAGGGGTGCGCATCCCGGAGGCTACAACCTTGAAACCAGCGGCGAGATGATTAACCGCGGGGAAGTCTATGAAGCAGCCACCGGAGAGAAGATGCCAGGGGCGGCGGCCTCCGATCTAACGTTCGATGACGTCATGAGGGATGCGGCTACGGCAGCAGAAAACGCTTCTGACTCAAGCCTCGGAGCAAGTGTAATTGAATTTCTCGAACCTCCGCAGATGATGTTCATTGATATGTTTCTCGGCGATGCAATCTATCGCCAAATGTACTGTCCCGATCGGAAGATGTGCAGCTAA
- a CDS encoding GspE/PulE family protein: MPTGSGKTTTLKTTLSHLNTKARKVVTVEDPVEYSLPGIQQVQVHEAIGLSFARVLRGVLRHDPNVILVGEIRDEETAEIACRAAQVGRMVLSTLHTNSAEGAVTRLVDLGVPDFVVREVLRGVLAQDLVGVWCRRCQDEGCAKCAGRGREGAPVGRRLRVELKVGAQFMRKL; the protein is encoded by the coding sequence ATGCCGACCGGATCGGGCAAGACAACGACGCTCAAAACCACGCTGTCGCACCTCAACACGAAGGCGCGGAAGGTCGTAACGGTGGAGGACCCGGTCGAATACTCCCTGCCCGGCATCCAGCAGGTGCAGGTGCATGAGGCGATCGGACTGAGCTTCGCGCGGGTGCTGCGCGGGGTGCTGCGGCACGATCCGAACGTGATCCTGGTGGGCGAGATCCGGGATGAGGAGACGGCGGAGATCGCATGTAGGGCCGCGCAGGTCGGGCGCATGGTGCTCTCGACGCTCCACACCAATTCGGCGGAGGGGGCGGTGACGCGGCTGGTCGATCTTGGCGTGCCGGACTTCGTGGTGCGGGAGGTGCTGCGCGGCGTTCTGGCGCAGGATCTGGTCGGGGTTTGGTGCCGGAGGTGTCAGGACGAGGGCTGTGCGAAATGTGCCGGGCGGGGACGCGAGGGGGCGCCGGTGGGGCGGAGGCTGAGGGTGGAACTGAAGGTGGGTGCGCAATTTATGCGCAAATTGTGA
- a CDS encoding ABC transporter permease, with translation MTRYLLRRLISLVLSLLVASLVIFAVIEVVPGDPASYMLGLNAQPETVAALRDQLGLNEAVPVRYLSWVAGMARGDFGLSYTYKVPVSDLIAQRLVVSLPLAIYALVLATIIAFPAGLVAAARRGRVADAAVMGATQVGIALPNFWFAMLLVLAFALHWQVFPAGGFPGWDSIGAGLRALTLPAVALALPQAAILARVLRSALIETLGQDYIRTARAKGLTRGQTILRHALRNAMIPVLTILGMQFSFLLAGAIIIENVFYLPGLGRLIFQAITQRDLIVVESVVMILVFAVILVTFLTDLAYAAIDPRLRKRV, from the coding sequence ATGACACGCTATCTCCTCAGACGCCTGATCTCGCTCGTCCTGAGCCTTCTCGTCGCGAGCCTCGTGATCTTCGCGGTGATCGAGGTCGTGCCCGGCGATCCCGCCTCGTACATGCTCGGCCTCAACGCCCAGCCGGAAACGGTGGCGGCGCTGCGGGACCAGCTTGGGCTGAACGAGGCGGTGCCGGTCCGGTATCTCAGCTGGGTCGCCGGCATGGCGCGGGGCGATTTCGGCCTGTCGTACACCTACAAGGTGCCGGTCTCCGACCTTATCGCCCAGCGGCTCGTGGTCTCGCTGCCGCTCGCCATCTATGCCCTTGTTCTGGCGACGATTATCGCCTTCCCGGCCGGCCTTGTCGCCGCCGCCCGCCGGGGCCGGGTGGCGGATGCGGCGGTGATGGGGGCGACGCAGGTCGGCATCGCGCTGCCGAATTTCTGGTTCGCGATGCTGCTCGTCCTCGCCTTCGCGCTTCACTGGCAGGTCTTTCCCGCCGGCGGCTTTCCCGGCTGGGACAGCATCGGCGCCGGCCTTCGCGCCCTCACGCTCCCCGCCGTCGCCCTCGCGCTCCCGCAGGCGGCGATCCTCGCCCGGGTGCTGCGGTCGGCGCTGATCGAGACGCTCGGCCAGGACTATATCCGCACGGCCCGCGCCAAGGGCCTGACGCGCGGCCAGACGATCCTGCGGCATGCGCTGCGCAATGCCATGATCCCGGTGCTGACCATCCTCGGCATGCAGTTCTCCTTCCTCCTCGCCGGAGCGATCATCATCGAGAATGTCTTTTATCTTCCGGGGCTTGGGCGGTTGATCTTCCAGGCGATCACCCAGCGCGACCTCATCGTCGTCGAGAGCGTCGTGATGATCCTCGTCTTCGCGGTGATCCTCGTGACCTTCCTGACTGACCTCGCCTATGCGGCCATCGACCCCAGGCTGAGGAAACGGGTATGA
- a CDS encoding ABC transporter permease, which produces MRVPLLLGLILSATALIAAAISLFWTPYDVTALAIAEKLRPPSAAHWLGTDHFGRDIGSMLMAGAQTSIAVALVAVGIGMGLGVPLGLLAAARRGSLTDEVVMRGNDLIFAFPSLVIAILITAVFGPSALNAILAIGVFNIPVFARVTRGGALSLWTLDFIRAAEVAGKGRARISAEHILPNIANLLIVQGTIQFSLGILAEAGLSYVGLGAQPPTPSWGRMLAEAQTMVTLAPHVAIFPGLAIVFTVLGLNLLGDGLRDHLDPRLRRAR; this is translated from the coding sequence ATGAGGGTGCCGCTCCTCCTCGGTCTGATCCTGTCGGCCACGGCCCTCATCGCCGCCGCGATCTCGCTGTTCTGGACGCCCTATGACGTCACCGCCCTCGCCATCGCCGAGAAGCTGAGACCGCCCTCGGCGGCGCACTGGCTCGGGACCGACCATTTCGGCCGGGACATCGGCTCGATGCTGATGGCGGGCGCTCAGACCTCGATCGCGGTAGCGCTTGTCGCGGTCGGCATCGGCATGGGGCTCGGCGTGCCTCTCGGCCTTCTCGCGGCGGCCCGGCGCGGCAGCCTTACAGACGAGGTGGTGATGCGCGGCAACGACCTCATCTTCGCCTTTCCGTCGCTGGTCATCGCCATCCTCATCACGGCGGTCTTCGGACCCTCCGCCCTGAACGCGATCCTTGCCATCGGCGTCTTCAACATCCCGGTCTTCGCACGGGTTACACGCGGCGGCGCGCTCTCGCTCTGGACGCTCGACTTCATCCGCGCGGCCGAGGTCGCGGGCAAGGGCCGCGCCCGCATTTCCGCCGAGCATATCCTGCCCAATATCGCGAACCTCCTCATCGTGCAGGGCACGATCCAGTTCAGCCTCGGCATCCTGGCCGAGGCGGGGCTCAGCTATGTCGGCCTCGGCGCGCAACCGCCGACGCCCTCTTGGGGGCGCATGCTGGCCGAGGCGCAGACGATGGTGACGCTCGCGCCTCATGTCGCGATCTTCCCAGGCCTCGCCATCGTCTTCACCGTCCTCGGGCTCAACCTGCTCGGCGACGGCTTGCGCGATCATCTCGACCCAAGGCTGAGGCGCGCGAGATGA
- a CDS encoding ABC transporter ATP-binding protein — protein sequence MSLLAVRDLSLAIHGAPILSDVSFDIAPGETFGLVGESGSGKSMTALALMGLLPHGAATSGKAAFLGNDLLGLPERALTRLRGNEIGMIFQEPMTALNPMKTIGDQVAETLLIHRAASRGDARAVAREMLARVGLPEDRFPLSLYPHELSGGQRQRVAIAMAIALRPRLLIADEPTTALDVTTQAQILDLLAGLTREEEMALLLITHDLAVVAGRTTHTAVMQQGRIVEQGETEPLFRARSHDYTRRLFAASEHRPERRPRARPEPLLEVDAATRDYLLPRPSPLAPHPVLRAVDGVSLTIAKGESLGLVGESGCGKSTLTRAILGLDPLQSGAIRLDGGEVTAGHTMPRALRARMQVVFQDPYGSFNPRHLVGRLVAEPFHLTGTPPDAEARVAAALEEVGLKAEDRRKYIHEFSGGQRQRIAIARALIIRPDLIVLDEAVSALDVRVRAQILDLLARLQESHGLAYLFVSHDLSVVRSITDRVMVMQAGRIVEEGATETVFANPRHPYTRKLIAATPVIPADWKEETHAD from the coding sequence ATGAGCCTTCTTGCGGTCCGCGACCTCTCGCTTGCGATCCACGGGGCGCCGATCCTCTCCGACGTTTCCTTCGACATCGCCCCCGGCGAGACCTTCGGCCTTGTCGGCGAAAGCGGGTCCGGCAAGTCGATGACGGCCCTCGCGCTGATGGGCCTCCTGCCGCACGGGGCCGCGACCTCCGGCAAGGCGGCGTTTCTCGGGAACGACCTCCTCGGCCTTCCCGAACGCGCCCTGACGCGGCTTCGCGGCAACGAGATCGGCATGATCTTTCAGGAGCCGATGACGGCGCTCAACCCGATGAAGACGATCGGCGATCAGGTCGCCGAAACGCTGCTCATCCACCGCGCCGCCTCGCGCGGCGACGCCCGCGCGGTTGCACGGGAAATGCTCGCCCGCGTCGGGTTGCCGGAGGACCGCTTCCCCCTCTCTCTCTATCCGCATGAGCTGTCGGGCGGCCAGCGCCAGCGCGTCGCCATCGCGATGGCCATCGCGCTCCGCCCCAGGCTTCTCATCGCCGACGAACCGACCACGGCGCTTGACGTGACCACACAGGCCCAGATCCTCGACCTCCTCGCGGGTCTCACCCGGGAGGAGGAGATGGCGCTTCTCCTCATCACCCATGACCTCGCCGTCGTCGCCGGGCGGACCACGCATACGGCGGTGATGCAACAGGGCCGGATCGTCGAACAGGGAGAGACCGAACCCCTCTTCCGCGCCCGCAGCCACGACTACACCCGCCGCCTCTTCGCCGCCTCCGAGCACCGCCCCGAGCGGCGACCCCGGGCCCGTCCCGAACCGCTCCTCGAGGTGGACGCGGCGACGCGCGACTACCTTCTGCCGCGCCCTTCCCCCCTCGCGCCGCACCCGGTCCTGCGTGCGGTGGACGGCGTGTCGCTCACCATCGCCAAGGGCGAAAGCCTCGGCCTTGTCGGCGAAAGCGGCTGCGGCAAGTCCACGCTGACCCGCGCGATCCTCGGCCTCGACCCCCTGCAATCGGGCGCGATCCGCCTCGACGGGGGCGAGGTGACCGCCGGGCACACGATGCCGCGCGCGCTTCGCGCCCGGATGCAGGTGGTGTTCCAGGATCCCTATGGCAGCTTCAATCCGCGCCACCTTGTCGGCCGGCTTGTCGCCGAACCCTTCCACCTGACCGGCACGCCGCCGGACGCGGAGGCGCGCGTCGCGGCCGCCCTCGAAGAGGTCGGCCTGAAAGCCGAAGACCGGCGGAAATATATCCACGAGTTCTCCGGCGGCCAGCGCCAGCGCATCGCCATCGCAAGGGCGCTGATCATACGGCCCGACCTCATCGTCCTCGACGAGGCGGTCTCCGCCCTCGACGTCCGGGTCCGCGCGCAGATCCTCGATCTTCTCGCGCGGCTTCAGGAAAGCCACGGACTTGCCTACCTGTTCGTCAGCCACGACCTCTCCGTGGTGCGCTCGATCACCGACCGGGTGATGGTGATGCAGGCGGGCAGGATCGTCGAGGAAGGCGCGACCGAGACGGTCTTCGCAAATCCCCGCCATCCCTATACCCGAAAGCTCATCGCCGCGACGCCGGTGATCCCCGCCGACTGGAAGGAAGAGACCCATGCAGATTGA
- a CDS encoding aldehyde dehydrogenase family protein — protein sequence MQIDRLWFDPAETLIGGRWRASASDARLPIEDPSTGSEIGLVARGGAADIDEAVAAAEAARAGAWGRMTAAERGRILARIGQMVLARADDLAVLEATDVGKPLKQAKADALALARYMEFYGGAADKLMGETIPYLDGYTVYTLREPHGVTGHIVPWNYPMQIVGRSVGAALAMGNACVLKPAEEASLTALAFARIATEAGLPAGALNVVPGLGEEAGAALSQHPGVHHLSFTGSVAVGSLIQAAAARNVVPVTLELGGKSPQVVFADADLDAALPFLVSAGIQNAGQTCSASSRILVERSRYDEVVERMAERYRTLKVGRAMDDLDIGPLISARQKEIVEGFLAMAPDGSVAAHGTIAADAPAGGHYVAPTLLAGPGPDHPLSRDEIFGPAQVVIPFDGEDEAVAIANGTDYGLVASVWSENGARQMRLAKRLRAGQVFVNNYGAGGGVELPFGGVGKSGHGREKGFEALYGFSVLKTVAARHG from the coding sequence ATGCAGATTGACCGGCTCTGGTTCGACCCCGCCGAAACGCTGATCGGGGGCCGCTGGCGGGCAAGCGCCAGCGACGCCCGCCTGCCGATCGAGGACCCCTCGACGGGGTCCGAGATCGGGCTGGTCGCCCGGGGCGGGGCCGCCGACATCGACGAGGCGGTCGCGGCAGCAGAGGCCGCCCGTGCCGGCGCGTGGGGGCGGATGACGGCAGCCGAACGCGGACGGATCCTCGCGCGGATCGGGCAGATGGTCCTCGCCCGCGCCGACGACCTCGCCGTGCTCGAGGCGACCGATGTCGGCAAGCCCCTGAAGCAGGCGAAGGCCGACGCGCTCGCCCTCGCCCGCTACATGGAATTCTACGGCGGGGCCGCCGACAAGCTGATGGGCGAGACGATCCCCTATCTCGACGGCTACACCGTTTACACGCTGCGCGAGCCGCACGGGGTGACGGGACATATCGTGCCCTGGAACTATCCGATGCAGATCGTCGGCCGCTCGGTCGGCGCGGCGCTCGCGATGGGCAATGCCTGTGTCCTCAAACCGGCCGAGGAAGCCTCGCTCACCGCCCTCGCCTTCGCCCGGATAGCGACCGAGGCCGGGCTTCCGGCCGGGGCGCTCAACGTCGTTCCCGGCCTCGGCGAGGAAGCGGGTGCGGCCCTGAGCCAGCATCCCGGCGTCCATCATCTCAGCTTCACCGGCTCGGTCGCCGTCGGCAGCCTGATCCAGGCGGCGGCGGCCCGCAACGTCGTGCCGGTGACGCTGGAGCTTGGGGGCAAGTCGCCCCAGGTCGTCTTCGCCGACGCCGATCTCGACGCAGCGCTGCCCTTCCTGGTGAGTGCCGGCATCCAGAATGCCGGCCAGACCTGCTCCGCCTCCTCGCGCATTCTTGTCGAACGCAGCCGCTACGACGAGGTCGTGGAGCGCATGGCCGAACGTTATCGCACCCTGAAGGTCGGGCGGGCGATGGACGATCTCGACATCGGCCCGCTCATCTCCGCCCGCCAGAAGGAGATCGTCGAGGGATTCCTCGCCATGGCGCCCGACGGCTCGGTTGCGGCGCACGGCACGATTGCCGCCGATGCGCCGGCCGGCGGCCACTACGTCGCCCCGACCCTCCTCGCCGGCCCCGGCCCCGACCATCCGCTGTCGCGGGACGAAATCTTCGGCCCGGCGCAGGTGGTGATCCCCTTCGATGGTGAGGACGAGGCAGTGGCCATCGCCAACGGCACCGATTACGGCCTCGTCGCCTCGGTCTGGAGCGAGAACGGCGCCCGCCAGATGCGGCTCGCCAAACGGCTGCGGGCCGGGCAGGTCTTCGTCAACAACTACGGCGCCGGCGGCGGGGTCGAGCTTCCCTTCGGCGGGGTCGGCAAGTCCGGGCACGGGCGCGAGAAGGGATTCGAGGCGCTTTATGGCTTTTCGGTCCTGAAAACCGTCGCGGCACGGCACGGCTAA
- a CDS encoding GerW family sporulation protein, with amino-acid sequence MENVERLLKGTVEELEKLLNAKNVLGDPIECDGATIIPIVSYGFAFGAGGGADAKKSEGGGTGGGGGIKPLGAIIVDKDGARVVGIHGAISTVAQMLGEVAAKALDKAVGVAASKAGG; translated from the coding sequence ATGGAGAATGTCGAACGCCTTCTCAAAGGCACGGTGGAAGAACTGGAAAAGCTCCTGAACGCCAAGAACGTCCTCGGCGACCCGATTGAATGCGACGGCGCGACCATTATCCCGATCGTCAGCTACGGCTTCGCCTTCGGGGCCGGGGGCGGCGCGGACGCGAAGAAGAGCGAGGGCGGAGGAACCGGCGGCGGCGGCGGGATCAAGCCGCTCGGCGCGATCATCGTCGACAAGGACGGGGCACGGGTCGTCGGCATCCACGGCGCGATCTCGACCGTCGCGCAGATGCTCGGCGAGGTCGCGGCGAAGGCACTCGACAAGGCCGTTGGCGTGGCGGCGTCCAAGGCCGGCGGCTGA
- a CDS encoding SDR family oxidoreductase, protein MRLEGKTAIVTGAGSGFGAGIARKFAAEGARVIVADLNADAAGAVAREVGGTAFPCDVADGESVAAIIEAAERTGPVDILVNNAGITHLPAPMEEVSEADFDRVFAVNCKSVYLTARALLPLMKARGAGAILNVASTAGLSPRPRLNWYNASKGWMITATKAMAVELAPAGIRVNAICPVAGETPLLKSFMGEDTPEMRAKFLSTIPIGRFSTPEDMGNAAAFLCSDEAAMITGVALEVDGGRCI, encoded by the coding sequence ATGCGACTCGAAGGAAAGACCGCCATCGTCACCGGTGCGGGTTCCGGCTTCGGCGCCGGAATCGCGCGGAAGTTCGCGGCCGAGGGCGCGCGGGTGATCGTCGCCGACCTGAACGCGGACGCGGCGGGGGCGGTGGCGCGGGAGGTCGGCGGCACCGCCTTCCCCTGCGACGTCGCAGATGGCGAGAGCGTCGCGGCGATTATCGAGGCGGCCGAGCGCACCGGCCCCGTCGACATCCTGGTCAACAACGCCGGCATCACCCATCTTCCCGCGCCGATGGAAGAGGTGAGCGAAGCGGATTTCGACAGGGTCTTCGCCGTGAACTGCAAGTCGGTCTACCTGACCGCGCGCGCGCTCTTACCGCTGATGAAGGCGCGCGGCGCAGGCGCGATCCTCAACGTCGCCTCGACGGCGGGCCTGAGCCCGCGCCCGCGCCTGAACTGGTACAACGCCTCGAAAGGCTGGATGATCACCGCGACCAAGGCGATGGCGGTCGAACTGGCGCCCGCCGGAATTCGCGTCAATGCGATCTGCCCTGTGGCGGGCGAAACCCCGCTTCTGAAAAGCTTCATGGGCGAGGACACGCCCGAGATGCGGGCGAAATTCCTCTCGACCATTCCCATCGGGAGGTTTTCGACGCCGGAGGACATGGGCAACGCCGCAGCGTTCCTCTGTTCGGACGAGGCTGCGATGATCACCGGTGTCGCGCTCGAGGTCGATGGCGGGCGCTGCATCTGA
- a CDS encoding cupin domain-containing protein, translating to MKVVNLAQKLSLFDTHWDPKVVASYNGNDIMVVKFQGEFPFHDHPDTDDFFLVIEGEVILDVEGQSHRLGPGELFVVPKGVRHRPRAEREAKVLLIEPAGTPNTGDAATAARKDRI from the coding sequence ATGAAGGTCGTCAATCTCGCGCAGAAGCTGTCGCTGTTCGACACCCATTGGGATCCGAAGGTGGTGGCCTCCTACAACGGCAATGACATCATGGTGGTGAAATTCCAGGGCGAGTTTCCGTTTCACGACCATCCCGACACCGATGATTTCTTCCTGGTGATCGAGGGGGAGGTGATCCTCGATGTCGAGGGGCAGAGCCATCGGCTCGGGCCGGGCGAGCTATTCGTCGTGCCGAAGGGGGTGCGCCACCGGCCACGGGCGGAACGCGAGGCGAAGGTCCTGCTGATCGAACCGGCGGGAACGCCGAATACCGGCGACGCGGCGACAGCGGCGCGTAAGGACCGGATCTGA
- a CDS encoding P1 family peptidase yields the protein MRPGARNLITDVAGLTVGHAEDHRIRTGVTVLLGEKPFTAAFHVMGGAPGTRETDLLAPDKLVQEVDALVLSGGSAFGLDAASGVADGLRALGRGFAVGDQRVPIVPGAILFDLLNGGAKDWRENPYKGLGRAALEAAGPDFALGTAGAGTGAQTHDLKGGLGSASAVLDSGITVGALVAVNAIGSVTVGDGPHFWAAPWETGDEFGGLGLPSGFAPAAEPPLMKRAGEATTIAIVATDAALSQAQAQRMATAAHDGMARAIVPSHTPIDGDLVFAAATARKRLSDPLTDTFLIGHAAASCLARAIARAVHAAETRKGDLAPTWRTRFGNG from the coding sequence ATGCGGCCCGGCGCGCGGAACCTGATCACCGACGTCGCCGGGTTGACGGTCGGTCACGCGGAGGACCACCGCATCCGCACCGGCGTCACGGTGCTTCTGGGCGAAAAGCCCTTCACCGCCGCCTTCCATGTCATGGGCGGCGCGCCCGGCACGCGGGAGACCGATCTTCTCGCCCCCGACAAGCTGGTGCAGGAGGTGGACGCGCTGGTCCTGTCCGGCGGTTCGGCCTTCGGGCTTGATGCCGCGTCGGGGGTGGCCGACGGGCTGCGCGCGCTGGGGCGCGGCTTTGCCGTCGGCGACCAGAGGGTGCCGATCGTGCCGGGGGCGATCCTCTTCGATCTTCTGAACGGCGGCGCCAAGGACTGGCGGGAAAACCCCTACAAGGGGCTCGGCCGGGCGGCGCTGGAGGCAGCCGGCCCCGATTTCGCGCTTGGCACCGCGGGGGCGGGAACCGGGGCGCAGACGCATGACCTGAAGGGCGGGCTCGGCTCTGCCTCGGCGGTGCTCGACAGCGGCATCACGGTCGGGGCGCTCGTCGCCGTCAATGCGATCGGGTCGGTTACCGTGGGCGACGGGCCGCATTTCTGGGCTGCCCCGTGGGAAACCGGGGACGAGTTCGGCGGGCTTGGCCTGCCCTCCGGCTTTGCGCCCGCGGCCGAACCGCCGCTGATGAAGCGCGCCGGAGAGGCCACGACGATCGCCATCGTCGCCACCGATGCCGCGCTCAGCCAGGCCCAGGCGCAGCGCATGGCGACGGCCGCCCATGACGGCATGGCGCGCGCCATCGTGCCCTCGCACACGCCCATCGACGGCGATCTGGTCTTCGCCGCCGCAACCGCACGCAAACGGCTTTCCGATCCCCTCACCGACACGTTCCTGATCGGCCATGCCGCCGCGTCCTGCCTCGCCCGCGCCATCGCCCGCGCGGTCCATGCGGCCGAGACGCGGAAGGGTGATCTGGCGCCAACCTGGCGGACGCGCTTCGGCAATGGCTGA
- a CDS encoding alpha/beta hydrolase encodes MRYDEAFANAKYIPDGDTYPPRWSAKAAAFRAAAGGRLGLRYGPAEAEWFDLFLPEGDPAGLMVFVHGGYWLDFSPRDFSHLAAGAVARGWAVAMPAYTLAPAARIAGIVRQVAAAVTAAAAGIAGPIVITGHSAGGHLSARMACPDTLPDALAGRVARIVPISPLTDLRPLRETSMNADLRIDAAEARAESPALLPRRAGLPVHVWVGGGERPAFLDQARRLGNAWACPVTIDAGKHHFDVIEGLEVGESPLMTALLG; translated from the coding sequence ATGAGATATGACGAGGCCTTCGCGAATGCAAAGTATATCCCCGACGGCGACACCTATCCGCCACGCTGGTCGGCGAAAGCGGCGGCGTTCCGCGCGGCGGCGGGGGGGCGGCTCGGCCTCCGCTACGGGCCGGCGGAGGCGGAATGGTTCGACCTCTTCCTGCCTGAGGGCGATCCGGCCGGGCTCATGGTCTTCGTCCACGGCGGCTATTGGCTGGACTTTTCCCCGCGCGATTTCTCGCATCTTGCCGCGGGCGCCGTTGCGCGCGGCTGGGCCGTCGCGATGCCGGCCTACACGCTCGCGCCCGCCGCGCGGATCGCCGGTATCGTGCGGCAGGTCGCGGCGGCGGTGACGGCGGCCGCGGCCGGGATCGCGGGCCCGATCGTGATCACCGGCCATTCGGCAGGCGGGCATCTTTCCGCGCGGATGGCCTGCCCGGACACGTTGCCGGACGCGCTCGCCGGGCGCGTGGCGCGGATCGTGCCCATCTCTCCCCTCACGGATTTGAGGCCGCTCCGTGAGACCAGCATGAACGCCGACCTTCGCATCGACGCCGCCGAGGCCAGGGCCGAAAGTCCCGCGCTCCTTCCCCGCCGCGCCGGACTTCCCGTCCATGTCTGGGTGGGCGGCGGCGAGCGTCCGGCCTTCCTCGACCAGGCGCGGCGGCTCGGCAATGCCTGGGCCTGCCCGGTCACCATCGACGCGGGCAAGCATCATTTCGACGTGATCGAGGGGTTGGAGGTGGGCGAGAGCCCGCTGATGACGGCGCTCCTCGGCTGA